In one window of Poriferisphaera corsica DNA:
- a CDS encoding glycosyltransferase family 39 protein: MRTQATTSPKLTSSSPAQSSRWLTLITLLLIILLALTIRIALTHQFVGLTSPPDAGAQPDQLDYELFAHRLATGQGYTLPNDSPTARRSPGTSLTLLPPYLIFGRSFAVARIWLSLLSSLTIIPIYFICRYAFKPKLIAFIAALALALCPAHAYYPLHFVSETPFIFFFALSLALTLAAIHNQQHNIKPTLSLHLTAGLSAGLAILSRGQLIFAYPLFSIYIVYLAYLSHRHEQSLAPILKPAATHLLALMLILAPWVIRNTIQLHKPALATNVGHTLWGANNKLLINDSIHQGSWLPTSRLSAEVSPLTGNEVQTDQQAHNNALTFIKNNPAFIAKLSIKKIAHLIIPFYTWPITENKTTALAFESTWLITLLLILIAIPALLKSPPTPLTIITLLILLSLLFTTLIFYGSPRFRDGYLPLTIPLAALGFYNLIAHLIPKRFTSHTPQ, from the coding sequence ATGCGCACCCAAGCCACGACATCACCCAAGCTCACTTCATCCTCGCCAGCCCAATCATCACGTTGGCTCACCCTCATCACACTTCTGCTCATCATACTTCTCGCCCTCACCATTCGCATCGCCCTCACCCACCAGTTCGTCGGCCTCACCTCCCCGCCTGATGCCGGCGCTCAACCCGATCAACTCGACTATGAACTCTTCGCCCATCGCCTCGCAACCGGCCAAGGCTACACACTTCCCAACGACTCACCCACCGCCCGCCGATCGCCCGGCACATCTCTCACCCTCCTCCCCCCATACCTCATCTTTGGCCGCTCATTCGCCGTCGCACGCATTTGGCTTTCGCTTCTTTCCTCGCTCACCATCATCCCCATCTACTTCATCTGCCGCTACGCATTCAAACCCAAACTCATCGCATTCATCGCCGCACTTGCGCTCGCGCTCTGCCCAGCCCACGCCTATTACCCTCTCCACTTCGTCTCCGAAACGCCCTTCATCTTTTTTTTCGCACTCTCCCTCGCCCTCACTCTTGCCGCTATTCATAATCAGCAACACAACATCAAACCTACTTTGTCCCTTCATCTCACCGCTGGCCTCTCCGCAGGTCTCGCCATCCTCTCTCGTGGCCAGCTCATCTTCGCATATCCACTGTTCTCAATCTACATCGTCTACCTCGCCTATCTGTCGCATAGACACGAGCAGTCTCTTGCACCCATCCTCAAACCCGCCGCCACTCACCTACTCGCCCTCATGCTCATCCTCGCCCCGTGGGTCATCCGTAACACCATCCAACTACACAAACCCGCCCTCGCCACAAACGTTGGCCACACGCTCTGGGGCGCCAACAACAAACTCCTGATCAACGATTCCATCCACCAAGGCTCATGGCTCCCCACCTCCCGCCTCTCCGCCGAAGTCTCTCCACTCACCGGTAACGAAGTACAAACCGATCAACAAGCCCACAACAACGCCCTTACTTTCATCAAAAACAACCCCGCTTTCATCGCAAAGCTCTCAATTAAAAAAATCGCACACCTCATCATCCCCTTCTACACGTGGCCGATCACCGAAAACAAAACCACCGCCCTCGCCTTTGAATCCACTTGGCTCATCACACTCCTCCTCATCCTCATCGCCATCCCCGCACTTCTAAAATCCCCTCCCACACCTCTCACCATCATCACCCTGCTGATCCTGCTCTCACTCCTGTTCACCACACTCATCTTTTACGGCTCCCCCCGCTTCCGTGACGGCTACCTCCCGCTGACCATCCCCCTCGCGGCTCTTGGCTTCTACAACCTCATCGCTCATTTAATCCCCAAGCGTTTCACCTCCCATACGCCCCAATAA
- a CDS encoding DUF1223 domain-containing protein, with translation MRYILPLLPAAFLITSLTLLIASPNLTAGESTSSPTSSSRSSHNASNNYNSHIDPKSSPGSDELPKKQEERPPSPARSNVYTSTTEGSPAPFALVQLFTSEGCSSCPPADALLQQLADNAKKKNRPLYPLSFHVDYWDHLGWKDPFSSHNFSELQRQYARAWNASTVYTPQMIVNGMNGFVGSNQRLANRQIKVALTTMPNFQISLTAQTNPKNSDKTLVSFKIMPLPNYDPESYRLNLLIASAEDAITTKVEAGENAGKSLPHCAVVRTYNTIPFSEQHLDGELVINLPNDAKPINTNIVAYIQDPRTLGILGASHIPFPIEQDPDQSSTD, from the coding sequence ATGCGTTACATACTCCCTCTCCTGCCCGCCGCCTTCCTGATCACCTCTCTCACGCTCCTCATCGCCTCCCCAAACCTCACCGCAGGAGAATCCACCTCATCCCCAACTTCTTCATCACGCTCCTCTCACAACGCATCCAACAACTACAACTCCCACATCGATCCCAAATCCTCACCCGGCTCCGATGAACTCCCTAAAAAACAAGAAGAGCGTCCCCCTTCACCAGCCCGGTCCAACGTCTACACCTCCACCACTGAAGGCTCTCCCGCCCCATTCGCCCTCGTCCAGCTCTTCACCTCAGAAGGCTGCTCCTCATGCCCACCCGCCGACGCGCTTCTTCAGCAACTCGCCGACAACGCCAAGAAAAAAAATCGCCCCCTCTACCCCCTTTCTTTCCATGTCGATTATTGGGACCACCTCGGCTGGAAAGATCCATTCTCATCGCACAACTTCTCTGAACTCCAACGCCAATACGCCCGCGCCTGGAACGCCTCCACCGTCTACACCCCTCAAATGATCGTCAACGGCATGAACGGCTTCGTCGGATCAAACCAACGACTCGCCAATCGCCAAATCAAAGTCGCTCTTACAACCATGCCTAATTTCCAGATAAGCCTCACCGCGCAAACAAACCCTAAAAATTCTGACAAAACACTCGTCTCATTCAAAATCATGCCGCTCCCCAATTACGATCCCGAAAGCTATCGCCTCAACCTCCTCATCGCCTCTGCCGAAGACGCCATCACCACCAAAGTAGAAGCAGGCGAAAACGCAGGAAAAAGCCTCCCCCATTGCGCTGTTGTCCGAACTTACAACACCATCCCATTCTCCGAGCAGCACCTCGACGGCGAGCTCGTCATCAATCTCCCCAATGACGCTAAACCCATCAACACCAACATCGTAGCCTACATCCAAGACCCGCGAACCCTTGGCATCCTCGGCGCATCACACATCCCATTCCCCATTGAACAAGATCCCGATCAATCATCAACCGACTAA